The following are encoded in a window of Phragmites australis chromosome 22, lpPhrAust1.1, whole genome shotgun sequence genomic DNA:
- the LOC133905292 gene encoding uncharacterized protein LOC133905292 — MADGGGEGGPPAAAAAALKDQGNEQFKSGNYLKAAALYTQAIKLDPDNPTLYSNRAAAFLQLVKLSKALSDAETTVKLKPQWEKGYFRKGCVLEAMERYEEAISAFQIALQHNPQNAEVSRKIKRLTQLAREKKRALDVESMRSSIDIGKNLESLKTELVAKYGDAETGQSIFLFVVNVIESAIKVWHDTGKVDPRVNFLLDDEKTNTEKYAPVVNIDKAFESPHTHSDCFTFLRQYSEDSFANAACMVAPKNIISYPQVWKGQGSRKWKLDQSDGFFVQFESPTLRKIWFVPSTTEKGRTLCGSPETLDISIHEVLPRIFKETAWGK, encoded by the exons atggcggacggcggcggagagggaggaccaccggcggcagcggcggcggcgctgaagGATCAGGGGAACGAGCAGTTCAAGTCGGGCAACTACCTCAAGGCCGCCGCGCTGTACACGCAGGCCATCAAGCTTGACCCCGACAACCCCACCCTCTACAG CAACCGAGCTGCAGCCTTTTTGCAGTTGGTTAAACTTAGTAAGGCACTTTCTGATGCTGAGACAACAGTCAAACTGAAGCCACAGTGGGAGAAG GGTTATTTCAGGAAAGGTTGTGTTTTGGAGGCGATGGAGCGCTATGAGGAG GCAATATCTGCTTTTCAGATAGCTTTGCAGCACAATCCACAAAATGCAGAAGTctcaagaaaaatcaagaggCTTACTCAGTTGGCAAGGGAAAAGAAGCGAGCTCTTGATGTGGAGAGCATGCGCTCCAGTATTGACATTGGGAAGAACTTAGAGTCACTGAAAACTGAGTTG GTTGCAAAGTATGGAGATGCAGAAACGGGGCAGAGTATCTTCTTGTTTGTTGTTAATGTGATAGAATCAGCAATAAAGGTTTGGCATGACACAGGAAAAGTGGATCCAAGGGTTAATTTTCTTCTCGATGATGAAAAGACCAATACTGAAAAATATGCCCCAGTAGTTAACATTGACAAG GCCTTCGAGTCACCCCACACTCACAGCGATTGCTTCACATTTTTGCGGCAATACTCTGAGGATTCTTTTGCGAATGCTGCATGTATGGTGGCGCCTAAGAACATCATCTCCTACCCACAG GTCTGGAAAGGGCAAGGATCAAGAAAATGGAAGCTTGACCAGAGTGATGGATTCTTTGTACAATTTGAATCACCAACTCTACGGAAGATATGGTTTGTTCCTAGCACAACAGAAAAGGGTCGAACATTGTGCGG GAGCCCTGAGACGTTGGACATTAGCATCCATGAAGTCCTTCCCCGTATATTCAAGGAAACAGCTTGGGGCAAATGA